A portion of the Streptomyces erythrochromogenes genome contains these proteins:
- a CDS encoding PadR family transcriptional regulator — MSDRAMQEPTLLLLTALADEPRHGYAIAREVELISDGRVKMRTGTLYGALERLLGQGLIEVHEEQIVDSRLRRTYSLTAAGREGLAAEAARIAATAREAARRLGVCGETATA; from the coding sequence ATGAGTGATCGCGCGATGCAGGAACCGACCCTCCTCCTCCTGACCGCGCTCGCGGACGAGCCCCGCCACGGGTACGCCATCGCCCGCGAGGTGGAGCTGATCTCGGACGGGCGCGTGAAGATGCGCACGGGCACCCTGTACGGGGCGCTGGAGCGGCTGCTGGGGCAGGGGCTGATCGAGGTCCACGAGGAGCAGATCGTCGACAGCCGGCTGCGGCGCACCTACAGCCTCACCGCCGCGGGCCGGGAGGGCCTGGCCGCCGAGGCGGCGCGGATAGCCGCGACCGCCCGCGAGGCGGCCCGCCGGCTGGGCGTCTGCGGTGAGACGGCCACGGCGTGA